In Crinalium epipsammum PCC 9333, the following are encoded in one genomic region:
- a CDS encoding NUDIX hydrolase — translation MNNQAVEAEIKRAVSIAILHSDGKFLMQLRDDIPGIAYPGHWGFFGGHVEPGESPEEAMERELFEEISYIPPTITKFGEYEDSQVIRHVYHAPLIVDLQELVLQEGWDMGLLTLEDIRRGSCFSQKAGKEQPLGRPHQQILLDFIKK, via the coding sequence ATGAATAATCAAGCTGTAGAAGCTGAAATCAAGCGGGCTGTTAGCATCGCTATCCTGCATTCTGATGGTAAATTTCTGATGCAATTACGTGACGATATTCCTGGGATTGCTTATCCTGGTCATTGGGGCTTTTTTGGCGGTCATGTTGAACCAGGCGAAAGCCCCGAAGAAGCTATGGAAAGGGAACTTTTTGAGGAAATTAGTTATATTCCACCTACAATAACTAAGTTTGGTGAATATGAAGATTCCCAGGTAATTCGTCATGTTTATCATGCACCGCTAATTGTGGATCTTCAGGAGTTAGTTTTACAAGAAGGCTGGGATATGGGTTTATTAACTCTTGAAGATATTAGACGCGGTAGTTGTTTTTCTCAAAAAGCTGGTAAAGAACAACCTTTAGGTCGTCCTCATCAACAAATTTTGTTAGATTTTATTAAGAAATAA
- the mutS gene encoding DNA mismatch repair protein MutS, producing MTRVSANNADYRTVERQKLTPMMQHFVEVKEQYPHALLLYRVGDFYETFFQDARSLAESLELVLTSKESGKDIGRVPMSGIPHHALDRYCTLLVEKGFAIAICDQVEDAAEAAAQGRQVRREVTRVLTPGTLLEEGMLNARRNNFLAAVVIAGEHWGLAYADISTGEFLTTQSNNLEHLTQELMRLQPAEVLVPVNAPDLGGFLRPGQKSDYLPECLPPSFCYALRSQYPFSLSEAKQRLLEKLKVRSLEGMGCEHLPLGVRAAGGLLEYLEDTQKGNQVPLQTLRTYTLADYLIIDNQTRRNLEITQTVRDGTLHGSLLWALDRTSTAMGGRALRRWLLQPLVDIKGIEARQNTIQELVENTALRQDLQQLLRQIYDLERLTGRSGSGRANARDLIALADSLLRLPELAILASTGESPFLKAVQKVPPMLQELGQQIRNHIVDSPSQHLMEGNLIRPGVNELLDEMRGAAEGDRQWIANLEVTERNRTGISTLKVGFNKTFGYYISISRSKADQVPDNYIRKQTLTNEERYITPDLKEREARILTAREDLNKLEYEIFCALRAEVSEQAEQIRHVSRAVAAVDVLCGLAEVAVHQGYCCPQMEQGREINIIEGRHPVVEQSLPAGFFVPNSTNLGSSELSESPDLIILTGPNASGKSCYLRQVGLIQLMAQTGSFVPAQSARLGVCDRIFTRVGAVDDLATGQSTFMVEMNETANILNHATPKSLVLLDEIGRGTATFDGLSIAWAVAEYLASDIRARTIFATHYHELNELASILPNVANYQVTVKELPDQIIFLHQVQPGGADKSYGIEAGRLAGLPASVILRARQVMGQIEQHSKIAVGLREGIGSNKPSGKSASGRSGRKKKAADVSNGEQEIVGKEDNSSENE from the coding sequence ATGACGCGCGTTTCTGCTAATAATGCTGATTATCGGACAGTGGAAAGGCAAAAGCTGACTCCGATGATGCAGCATTTTGTGGAAGTTAAGGAACAGTATCCCCATGCGTTGCTGTTATATCGTGTAGGGGATTTTTATGAGACGTTTTTTCAGGATGCGCGATCGCTCGCAGAGTCGCTGGAACTGGTTTTAACTTCTAAGGAGTCGGGTAAAGATATTGGTCGAGTGCCGATGTCGGGTATTCCTCATCATGCTTTGGATAGATATTGTACGCTGTTGGTGGAAAAAGGGTTTGCGATCGCCATTTGCGACCAAGTAGAAGATGCAGCAGAGGCGGCGGCGCAAGGTCGTCAGGTGCGCCGAGAAGTAACGCGGGTGTTAACTCCTGGGACGTTACTAGAAGAAGGGATGTTAAATGCGCGTCGTAATAACTTTTTAGCAGCAGTGGTAATTGCTGGGGAACATTGGGGTTTAGCTTACGCAGATATTTCTACAGGGGAATTTTTAACTACTCAATCAAATAATTTAGAACACCTCACGCAGGAATTAATGCGTTTGCAACCTGCTGAGGTGCTAGTACCTGTAAATGCGCCAGATTTAGGTGGTTTTCTACGACCAGGGCAAAAGTCAGATTATTTGCCAGAGTGTTTACCACCATCATTCTGTTATGCACTGCGATCGCAATATCCTTTTTCTTTATCCGAAGCTAAACAAAGATTACTGGAAAAGTTAAAAGTGCGATCGCTTGAAGGGATGGGTTGTGAACATCTCCCCCTTGGTGTGCGTGCTGCGGGTGGGTTGCTGGAATACTTAGAAGACACCCAAAAAGGTAATCAAGTACCTTTACAAACCCTACGGACTTATACCCTTGCCGATTATCTAATTATTGATAACCAAACCCGTCGCAATTTGGAAATTACTCAAACTGTTCGGGATGGTACATTACATGGATCACTATTATGGGCGCTAGATAGAACCAGTACGGCAATGGGTGGACGTGCTTTGCGCCGATGGTTGTTACAACCATTAGTAGATATAAAAGGCATTGAAGCACGGCAAAATACGATTCAAGAATTAGTTGAAAATACGGCTTTACGCCAAGATTTACAACAGTTATTGCGCCAAATTTATGATTTAGAAAGATTAACTGGTCGCTCTGGTTCCGGTAGAGCTAATGCTAGAGATTTAATCGCTTTGGCAGATTCATTATTAAGATTACCAGAATTAGCTATATTAGCATCTACTGGTGAATCTCCCTTTTTGAAAGCTGTGCAAAAAGTGCCTCCAATGTTGCAGGAATTGGGGCAACAAATTCGTAATCATATAGTAGATTCGCCTTCTCAACATTTAATGGAAGGAAATTTAATTCGTCCTGGTGTAAACGAGTTATTAGATGAGATGCGAGGTGCTGCTGAAGGCGATCGGCAATGGATTGCTAATTTAGAAGTTACAGAAAGAAACCGGACTGGTATTTCTACACTAAAGGTAGGTTTTAATAAAACTTTTGGTTATTACATTAGTATTTCTAGATCAAAAGCGGATCAGGTTCCCGACAATTATATTCGCAAACAAACTTTAACTAATGAGGAGCGTTACATCACTCCAGATTTGAAGGAAAGAGAAGCGCGAATTTTAACAGCGCGGGAAGATTTAAATAAGCTGGAATATGAAATATTTTGTGCTTTACGGGCAGAAGTTAGTGAACAAGCAGAGCAAATTCGTCATGTTTCACGCGCTGTTGCTGCTGTCGATGTTTTATGTGGTTTAGCAGAAGTAGCGGTACATCAGGGTTATTGTTGTCCGCAAATGGAACAAGGGCGAGAAATTAATATTATTGAAGGTCGTCATCCAGTAGTAGAACAATCTCTGCCAGCAGGATTTTTTGTGCCGAATTCGACTAATTTAGGAAGTTCGGAGTTGTCAGAAAGTCCTGATTTAATTATTCTTACTGGCCCCAATGCGAGTGGTAAAAGTTGTTATTTACGGCAGGTAGGATTAATTCAATTAATGGCACAAACGGGGAGTTTTGTACCAGCGCAGTCAGCAAGGTTGGGAGTGTGCGATCGCATTTTTACCCGTGTTGGTGCTGTTGATGATTTAGCCACAGGTCAATCTACCTTTATGGTAGAAATGAATGAAACTGCTAATATTCTCAACCATGCTACGCCTAAATCTCTAGTTTTATTAGATGAAATTGGGCGTGGTACTGCTACATTTGATGGTCTTTCTATTGCTTGGGCGGTAGCGGAATATTTAGCTAGTGATATTAGGGCAAGAACTATTTTTGCTACGCATTACCACGAATTGAACGAATTAGCATCTATTTTGCCGAATGTAGCAAATTATCAAGTAACAGTCAAAGAGTTACCCGACCAAATTATCTTTTTACACCAAGTACAACCAGGAGGCGCGGATAAATCTTATGGTATTGAAGCTGGACGTTTAGCAGGTTTACCAGCATCGGTAATTTTACGCGCTAGGCAGGTAATGGGGCAAATTGAGCAGCATAGTAAAATTGCTGTGGGATTACGTGAAGGGATTGGTAGTAATAAACCTAGTGGGAAATCAGCATCAGGTCGTTCTGGACGTAAGAAAAAGGCTGCTGATGTTTCTAATGGAGAGCAGGAAATAGTGGGAAAAGAGGATAATTCGAGCGAGAACGAGTGA
- the crtE gene encoding geranylgeranyl diphosphate synthase CrtE: MTTIQDQTTIITNQANLAAFDLSSYLAQIQPQVEAALDNSLPVVYPEKIYEAMRYSLLAGGKRLRPILCLATCEMLGGTTAMAMPTACALEMVHTMSLIHDDLPAMDNDDYRRGKLTNHKVYGEDIAILAGDGLLAYSFEYIAKATQGVPAEQVLQVIAQLSHAVGATGLVGGQVVDLECEGKSDTSVETLTYIHTHKTGALLESCVVCGAILASASAEVLQKLSRYAQNIGLAFQIVDDILDITATQEELGKTAGKDLQAQKATYPSIWGLDQSRRQAQKLVDEAKAELASFGEKGRPLMAIADFITSRTH, from the coding sequence ATGACAACCATACAGGATCAAACCACCATCATCACCAATCAAGCTAATCTAGCCGCTTTTGATCTATCAAGCTATTTAGCTCAGATACAGCCACAAGTAGAGGCTGCACTAGATAATTCTCTGCCAGTTGTCTACCCAGAGAAAATTTACGAAGCCATGCGCTACTCCCTCCTAGCAGGTGGGAAGCGTTTACGCCCTATTCTGTGCCTTGCTACTTGTGAAATGCTTGGCGGTACAACCGCAATGGCAATGCCGACTGCCTGCGCGTTGGAAATGGTTCACACCATGTCATTGATTCACGATGACTTGCCAGCAATGGACAATGACGATTATCGCCGAGGCAAGCTTACAAATCATAAAGTCTATGGTGAAGATATCGCGATTCTCGCTGGTGACGGCTTATTAGCATACTCTTTTGAATATATTGCTAAGGCAACTCAGGGCGTACCAGCAGAGCAAGTATTACAGGTAATTGCACAGTTATCTCATGCTGTGGGCGCAACTGGATTAGTGGGGGGTCAAGTTGTTGACCTAGAATGCGAGGGTAAATCAGATACTTCTGTGGAAACCCTAACTTATATTCACACTCATAAAACCGGGGCGTTGTTAGAATCTTGTGTGGTGTGTGGTGCAATTTTAGCCTCTGCATCTGCCGAAGTTTTACAAAAGCTATCCCGTTATGCTCAAAATATTGGGTTGGCGTTTCAGATAGTCGATGATATTTTGGACATTACAGCTACTCAGGAAGAATTAGGAAAAACTGCTGGAAAGGATTTGCAAGCGCAAAAAGCAACATATCCTAGTATCTGGGGACTAGATCAATCTCGCCGTCAAGCTCAAAAACTGGTTGACGAAGCGAAGGCTGAACTGGCATCCTTTGGAGAGAAGGGTAGACCGCTAATGGCGATCGCAGACTTCATAACTAGCCGCACGCACTAG
- a CDS encoding DUF6671 family protein encodes MNHFFKNRNAVIATQHHKEKVIAPMLEKELGIKATVPPDFDTDIFGTFTRDIERMGNQLEAARFKALKALEITGETIVVATEGSFSPHPEIPFIPCHKEIVIFIDIENNLEIIGQIFSTETNYAHKIVKSVDEAWQFAHQVGFPEHGLIVMTPESDRESKHIFKGITSESELQSALTYIIERSPTHTAHIETDMRAMYNPTRMKNIEKATHDLINNIQHICPSCSTPGFQLSEHKKGLLCANCYLPTSAIKSLIYKCRKCGFTEEKLFPDNLQYADPAQCLYCNP; translated from the coding sequence ATGAATCATTTCTTTAAAAACCGCAACGCTGTTATCGCTACTCAACATCACAAAGAAAAAGTTATTGCCCCGATGCTAGAAAAAGAGTTAGGCATAAAAGCAACTGTGCCGCCAGATTTTGATACTGATATTTTTGGTACTTTTACCAGAGATATAGAACGGATGGGCAACCAATTAGAAGCCGCCAGATTTAAAGCTTTAAAAGCATTAGAAATCACAGGCGAAACAATTGTTGTAGCTACTGAAGGAAGCTTTAGCCCTCATCCAGAAATTCCGTTTATACCTTGTCATAAAGAAATTGTAATTTTTATAGACATAGAAAACAACTTAGAAATAATCGGACAAATATTTTCTACAGAAACAAATTACGCTCACAAAATTGTGAAGAGTGTTGATGAAGCTTGGCAATTTGCCCATCAAGTTGGATTTCCAGAACATGGATTAATAGTGATGACTCCTGAATCAGACAGGGAATCAAAACATATCTTTAAAGGCATTACTAGCGAATCAGAACTACAATCCGCACTCACATATATTATAGAGCGATCGCCAACCCATACAGCCCACATAGAAACAGATATGCGAGCTATGTATAATCCTACAAGAATGAAAAATATTGAAAAAGCCACCCACGATTTAATCAATAATATCCAGCATATTTGCCCTAGTTGTTCTACACCAGGCTTTCAATTATCTGAACATAAAAAAGGGCTGTTGTGTGCTAACTGTTATCTGCCAACTTCTGCAATCAAATCATTAATTTATAAATGCCGTAAATGTGGCTTTACTGAAGAAAAATTATTTCCCGATAATTTACAATACGCCGATCCTGCTCAATGCCTATATTGCAACCCTTAA
- a CDS encoding type II toxin-antitoxin system HicB family antitoxin, whose amino-acid sequence MNQYSMVIQWSNEDQLFLVTIPEFADHVVMPCTHGKTRSEAIRNGEEVIEMYLEAWQAEGESIPEPTTLQIA is encoded by the coding sequence ATGAATCAATACAGTATGGTTATTCAATGGTCTAATGAAGATCAACTTTTTCTAGTGACGATTCCAGAGTTTGCCGATCACGTTGTTATGCCTTGCACTCATGGTAAAACCCGCTCTGAAGCAATTCGTAATGGCGAAGAAGTAATTGAAATGTACTTAGAAGCTTGGCAAGCCGAAGGTGAATCTATCCCTGAACCTACCACCCTACAAATTGCCTAA
- a CDS encoding clan AA aspartic protease produces MISGIVSNRYATVNIVFRFPHRPDLSIEFVIDTGFTDYLCLPPEAVTLLGLPFKYAMPVNLADNSEVTLPVHEAIILWNGEEREVRVLATGRRPLLGTALLEEHELVVQFTEGGLVTIEEL; encoded by the coding sequence GTGATTTCTGGTATCGTCAGCAATAGATATGCAACTGTCAACATAGTATTTCGTTTTCCACATCGCCCAGACCTGTCAATTGAGTTCGTTATAGACACAGGATTTACCGATTACCTCTGCTTACCACCAGAAGCAGTCACTTTATTAGGTTTACCCTTCAAATATGCGATGCCCGTAAACTTGGCTGATAACAGCGAAGTTACATTACCAGTCCATGAAGCAATAATTCTCTGGAACGGGGAAGAGCGAGAAGTTCGTGTACTGGCAACAGGACGGCGACCTTTGCTTGGAACTGCTTTGCTAGAGGAGCATGAACTTGTAGTGCAGTTTACAGAGGGAGGGTTGGTGACAATTGAAGAGTTATAG
- a CDS encoding divergent PAP2 family protein encodes MQYFGDILDNQVLLVALLACLIAQLLKLLFELVIHRKVNIRVLVTTGGMPSAHSALVTALATGVGQAIGWSSPDFAIAAIFAVIVMYDAAGVRQAAGKQARILNQILDELFQEHPKFNEDRLKELLGHTPVQVIVGSALGVVIALFANAAY; translated from the coding sequence ATACAATATTTTGGCGACATTCTCGACAACCAAGTGTTGTTGGTAGCACTGCTTGCTTGTTTGATCGCTCAGTTATTAAAGCTACTGTTTGAACTGGTTATACATCGAAAAGTCAACATCCGTGTCTTAGTAACCACTGGCGGTATGCCTAGCGCCCATTCCGCCCTAGTAACAGCTTTGGCTACTGGGGTAGGGCAGGCAATTGGTTGGTCGAGTCCCGACTTTGCGATCGCAGCAATTTTTGCTGTTATTGTCATGTATGACGCGGCTGGGGTACGTCAAGCCGCAGGCAAGCAGGCGCGTATCCTCAACCAAATTCTGGATGAGTTATTTCAAGAACACCCCAAATTTAATGAGGATCGCTTAAAGGAATTGCTAGGACATACCCCTGTTCAAGTAATTGTCGGATCTGCTTTAGGTGTTGTTATTGCTTTATTCGCTAACGCAGCATATTGA
- a CDS encoding tetratricopeptide repeat protein, with amino-acid sequence MKKDHSGIKAQTNFYQKLGVILPTSLWLTISSLGVLIPSVSAQMQPFQVAQVTKTDLFNRGVSKYSNADYNGAIADLTAAIRLDSTLAEAYYNRGLARRQLGDFTGAIADYTNSIRIDPSYISPYINRGIAYAAQGKYTEAMADYTAAVNLDAKDAAAYFNRAIAYDALGDRAAAIKDYTQTISLQPKYITAYLNRGISRTDSGDYKSAIADFNTVLKLDPQLVAGYENRGIARRFLGDLKGAIADYNRAIQLSPNNASAYYNRGLVSYRQGNKQAAIDDYTQAIRVDSRFARAYGNRGLLRYELGSREAALDDVRTAARLFSKQGETSEYQKAVDLIRKIQQ; translated from the coding sequence ATGAAAAAAGATCATTCTGGCATTAAAGCTCAGACTAATTTTTATCAAAAGCTAGGAGTGATTTTACCTACTAGCTTATGGTTAACTATCTCTAGTTTGGGGGTTTTAATTCCATCTGTATCTGCACAGATGCAACCATTTCAGGTTGCTCAAGTAACTAAAACAGATTTATTCAATCGTGGGGTTTCTAAGTATAGCAATGCAGACTACAACGGTGCGATCGCAGATTTAACCGCAGCGATTCGTTTAGACTCAACTTTAGCAGAAGCTTATTACAATCGTGGTTTGGCGCGTCGTCAATTAGGAGATTTCACAGGCGCGATCGCAGATTACACAAACTCGATTCGGATTGATCCTAGTTATATCTCTCCTTATATTAATCGAGGTATTGCCTACGCCGCACAAGGTAAGTATACCGAAGCAATGGCAGATTACACCGCAGCCGTCAATCTTGATGCTAAAGATGCTGCTGCTTACTTCAACCGTGCTATTGCCTATGATGCTTTAGGCGATCGAGCCGCAGCGATTAAAGATTACACCCAAACAATAAGTCTGCAACCCAAGTATATAACTGCTTACTTAAATAGGGGAATCAGTCGCACAGATTCTGGTGATTATAAAAGTGCGATCGCGGATTTTAACACAGTATTAAAACTTGATCCTCAGCTAGTAGCTGGTTACGAAAATAGAGGTATTGCCCGTCGCTTTTTAGGAGATCTTAAAGGAGCGATCGCAGATTATAATCGAGCAATCCAACTATCCCCAAACAACGCCAGCGCCTACTACAACAGAGGACTTGTCAGCTATCGGCAAGGAAATAAGCAAGCTGCGATCGACGATTATACTCAAGCAATTCGGGTAGATTCTCGCTTTGCTCGAGCTTATGGTAATAGAGGATTACTCCGCTACGAATTGGGGAGTCGCGAAGCCGCGCTGGATGATGTACGAACAGCAGCTAGACTATTTTCTAAACAAGGAGAAACTTCGGAATACCAAAAAGCAGTAGATTTGATTAGAAAAATTCAGCAGTAG
- a CDS encoding MgPME-cyclase complex family protein yields the protein MQTYYYVLASQRFLIEEEGIDEVLKERIRNYHEQEKEIDFWLVKQPAFIEAPAMAAVKAKCPQPAAAIISTNPQFITWLKLRLEFVATGEFQAPCEAISDPKASLIPVS from the coding sequence ATGCAAACTTACTACTACGTTCTCGCAAGTCAACGCTTTTTAATAGAAGAAGAAGGCATAGATGAAGTGCTAAAAGAGCGCATTCGCAACTATCATGAACAGGAAAAAGAAATTGATTTTTGGTTAGTCAAACAGCCTGCATTTATAGAAGCACCAGCAATGGCAGCAGTCAAAGCAAAATGTCCGCAACCAGCCGCCGCCATCATCTCCACAAATCCTCAATTTATCACTTGGCTAAAGTTGCGGTTAGAATTTGTGGCAACTGGTGAATTTCAAGCTCCTTGTGAGGCAATTTCTGACCCAAAGGCTTCCCTGATACCAGTATCCTGA
- a CDS encoding pyridoxine 5'-phosphate synthase, with protein sequence MPTLGVNIDHIATIRQARRTVEPDPVAAAVLAELAGADGITVHLREDRRHIQDRDVRLLRQTVRSHLNLEMAATDEMVAIALDIKPDYVTLVPERREEVTTEGGLDIAGQIDRMQQVVNKLQTAGIPVSLFIDPDVDQIRASAIIKAQFIELHTGRYAEATNEATRAKELAVLAKGCEMALAAGLRVNAGHGLTYWNVYPVACVPGMEELNIGHTIISRAALVGLERAVREMKQAMRGQL encoded by the coding sequence TTGCCTACGCTTGGCGTTAATATCGATCACATTGCCACGATTCGTCAAGCTAGACGGACTGTGGAACCCGATCCTGTAGCAGCAGCAGTATTAGCAGAACTTGCGGGTGCTGATGGTATTACTGTACATTTGCGGGAAGATCGCCGCCATATTCAAGATCGAGACGTGCGTTTGTTACGGCAAACTGTGCGATCGCATCTTAATTTAGAAATGGCTGCGACTGATGAAATGGTAGCGATCGCACTAGACATTAAACCAGACTATGTTACCCTTGTTCCCGAACGTCGTGAAGAAGTCACAACCGAAGGCGGACTTGATATTGCAGGTCAAATTGACCGGATGCAGCAGGTGGTAAATAAGTTACAAACTGCTGGTATTCCAGTTAGCTTATTTATTGACCCTGATGTAGATCAAATTCGGGCATCTGCTATTATCAAAGCGCAGTTTATTGAACTGCACACAGGTAGATATGCTGAAGCAACTAATGAGGCTACTCGAGCAAAAGAATTAGCCGTGTTAGCTAAAGGGTGTGAAATGGCTCTAGCTGCTGGTTTAAGAGTTAATGCTGGTCATGGACTAACCTACTGGAACGTTTACCCTGTTGCTTGCGTCCCTGGTATGGAAGAACTCAATATTGGTCATACCATTATCAGTAGAGCAGCTTTAGTGGGTCTAGAACGAGCCGTCCGTGAAATGAAACAAGCTATGCGCGGACAGTTGTAA
- the folD gene encoding bifunctional methylenetetrahydrofolate dehydrogenase/methenyltetrahydrofolate cyclohydrolase FolD translates to MDSTITPILDGKNLAQRIQTELQQQVEQLQGKFGRPPGLAVLMVGDNPASAAYVGNKEKACTKVGIASFGKHFPTDTTQSELEQVIEQLNQDEQVDGILVQLPLPEHLDAVTLLHKIAPDKDADGLHPVNLGHLVRGEEGLRSCTPAGVMRLLEEYKIDLKGKHAVVVGRSILVGKPLALMLLAADATVTIAHSRSQDLSAITRSADILIAAVGRPEMITADMVKPGAVVVDVGINRVTDKTGKSRLVGDVHFDSVKDVAEFITPVPGGVGPMTVAILLQNTVQSYIRTMNS, encoded by the coding sequence ATGGATTCTACAATCACCCCCATATTAGATGGCAAAAATCTGGCTCAACGCATTCAAACTGAACTGCAACAGCAAGTTGAGCAATTGCAAGGAAAATTTGGTCGTCCTCCAGGGTTAGCAGTGCTGATGGTGGGCGATAACCCAGCTAGTGCTGCTTATGTAGGGAACAAAGAAAAAGCCTGCACGAAGGTTGGTATTGCGTCTTTTGGTAAGCATTTCCCTACTGATACTACTCAATCAGAACTAGAGCAAGTAATTGAACAACTTAATCAAGATGAGCAAGTTGATGGAATTTTAGTGCAGCTACCACTACCTGAACATTTGGATGCTGTCACACTACTGCATAAGATTGCTCCAGATAAAGACGCTGATGGACTACACCCAGTTAATCTAGGTCATTTGGTGAGAGGTGAAGAAGGTTTACGCAGTTGCACACCTGCGGGTGTAATGCGGCTGTTAGAGGAATACAAAATTGATTTAAAAGGCAAACACGCGGTAGTTGTAGGGCGCAGTATTTTGGTAGGTAAGCCTTTGGCTTTGATGTTATTAGCCGCAGATGCTACTGTAACGATCGCACATTCCCGTAGTCAAGACTTATCCGCCATTACCCGTAGTGCAGATATCTTAATTGCCGCCGTAGGTCGCCCAGAAATGATTACTGCTGATATGGTAAAACCTGGGGCTGTAGTTGTCGATGTTGGAATTAATCGCGTAACTGATAAAACTGGCAAATCTCGCTTAGTCGGAGACGTTCACTTTGACTCAGTAAAGGACGTAGCTGAGTTTATCACACCTGTTCCTGGTGGCGTTGGACCAATGACAGTCGCCATCCTGCTACAAAATACTGTACAAAGCTATATCCGAACAATGAACAGTTAA
- a CDS encoding pentapeptide repeat-containing protein — translation MIKFTELTFLKNANLRGANLRNANLSSAILEWGRGGREAEKVKRFLYEYFHTNSERTDFFCYYIYNGDIVYLIYQKVVLPYQNHCITSNIAKSIPLIKIFTF, via the coding sequence GTGATCAAATTTACGGAATTAACATTTCTCAAGAATGCTAATTTAAGAGGAGCCAATTTAAGAAATGCCAACCTTAGCAGTGCCATTTTAGAGTGGGGCAGGGGAGGCAGAGAAGCAGAGAAAGTAAAAAGGTTCTTATATGAATATTTTCACACTAATTCCGAAAGAACCGATTTTTTTTGCTATTATATTTATAATGGAGATATTGTTTATTTGATTTATCAGAAGGTAGTTCTTCCTTATCAAAATCATTGTATCACTTCAAACATAGCAAAGTCTATACCTTTAATAAAAATTTTTACCTTTTAA